TTGACCGCACTGACAATAAATAAGAGACAAGGGGATTACCCTGATAAGAGGGACAGCCAGAGAGAGGTTTATGCAAACTTTGTGCAAACCATTTGCAAAGTAGCATTTCTGGGGGGGAGGGCCATAGCCCTCTGAGGTGGCAGCAGTGTCCTAGAGTAGAATTATTGGTGCTGAAAAGAGATGCTCTCCAGAAACTTCATCCTCATCCTCCCTCCTCATGTCTCTATACAGGGTGAGAAAATCCATGAAGACATCTTTGACATCATAGACCGGGAAGCAGATGGAAGTGACAGCCTAGAGGTGAGGCTGCccccctggggggtgggggtggggaggaagctgaaAAGTGCTGGGGAAAGGTCAGGAGGTAGCCTGATCAGATGTGTGATGGGGGCAATTCAATTCAAAACTCTTCCATTGAGTATGAGATGTGAGATAGTGAGGTAAATAAGGTACAGTCCTTGTCCTCAGGACAAGGAGATCCTAATCTGGATGGCATCAGCTCCTTCCTTCTCAAGGAGCCTCAGTCTGGATGGACATAGAGGAAGCCTTGACACATTAGCGTGTTAGGAGTGGGGAATGACACAAGCCTGAAGCCTCTCCGCCAGATCCCTGGAGACtgcctctccatccctcccttgcAGGGCTTCGTGCTGTGTCATTCCATCGCTGGGGGCACCGGTTCTGGCCTGGGTTCCTACCTCTTAGAGCGACTGAATGACAGGTAAGCCTGTGTTTGGGGAGAGGGCATTAGCCCTGTTTCCCTGGgtaatatctttcctttttatcGCTTTTTTCTTTCGGACTGGAAGGCCTACCACTACCACCTTTGAGTCATAGGTAGGAACAGAGCCTGGCCACCCAGGGAACATCTTGGAAGCAGTAACTCCCAGGAGGGGGGTTTGCCTAGGGGGAGAAGGGGACCTACGAGGTTTGATGCTTTAGGCTTATCTTTTTTTGGCTTCTGGGCTCTGAAGACTCAGTTCTGCCCTCACCCCTTTTCTATAAGATGTTGGTGGCACTTGGAAAGGAATGGCCCCTGTTTAAAGATAGAGATGGGCAGTGATGGGAGTCCTTCCAATTCACTATGTcaccttcccctttccctcttccttatcCCCAGGTACCCCAAGAAGCTGGTGCAGACATACTCGGTGTTTCCCAACCAGGACGAGATGAGCGATGTGGTGGTCCAGCCCTACAACTCACTGCTCACGCTCAAGAGGCTGACCCAGAACGCAGACTGTGTGGTGAGCATGCGAGGACAGAGTGGGGGCTTTGGTCGACCTCCCCAAACCAGAGAGACACCTACACCCTGCTCTTCCCAAGACCTTGCCCAGAGAACAGAGGACCAACAAAGCCATACCTGGTGGACCAAATTATGAAATAAGGACCTGATCCCAAGTTTCTTATAGTCCCTTTAGGCAGCAAGACTCTCAGCAAAGTGAATAACACGCCCCCACCCCNNNNNNNNNNNNNNNNNNNNNNNNNNNNNNNNNNNNNNNNNNNNNNNNNNNNNNNNNNNNNNNNNNNNNNNNNNNNNNNNNNNNNNNNNNNNNNNNNNNNNNNNNNNNNNNNNNNNNNNNNNNNNNNNNNNNNNNNNNNNNNNNNNNNNNNNNNNNNNNNNNNNNNNNNNNNNNNNNNNNNNNNNNNNNNNNNNNNNNNNNNNNNNNNNNNNNNNNNNNNNNNNNNNNNNNNNNNNNNNNNNNNNNNNNNNNNNNNNNNNNNNNNNNNNNNNNNNNNNNNNNNNNNNNNNNNNNNNNNNNNNNNNNNNNNNNNNNNNNNNNNNNNNNNNN
This region of Physeter macrocephalus isolate SW-GA chromosome 14, ASM283717v5, whole genome shotgun sequence genomic DNA includes:
- the LOC102995502 gene encoding tubulin gamma-2 chain isoform X2, encoding MVSAPRASWRSSPPKALTARTSFSTRAVLLDLEPRVIHSILNSPYAKLYNPENIYLSEHGGGAGNNWASGFSQGEKIHEDIFDIIDREADGSDSLEGFVLCHSIAGGTGSGLGSYLLERLNDRYPKKLVQTYSVFPNQDEMSDVVVQPYNSLLTLKRLTQNADCVVSMRGQSGGFGRPPQTRETPTPCSSQDLAQRTEDQQSHTWWTKL
- the LOC102995502 gene encoding tubulin gamma-2 chain isoform X1, with translation MPREIITLQLGQCGNQIGFEFWKQLCAEHGISPEGIVEEFATEGTDRKDVFFYQADDEHYIPRAVLLDLEPRVIHSILNSPYAKLYNPENIYLSEHGGGAGNNWASGFSQGEKIHEDIFDIIDREADGSDSLEGFVLCHSIAGGTGSGLGSYLLERLNDRYPKKLVQTYSVFPNQDEMSDVVVQPYNSLLTLKRLTQNADCVVSMRGQSGGFGRPPQTRETPTPCSSQDLAQRTEDQQSHTWWTKL